In Massilia antarctica, the following are encoded in one genomic region:
- a CDS encoding oleate hydratase, with translation MNNNLQAHLIGGGIGSLAAAAFMLRDGNVPGANIRIYEASPLLGGSLDGAGTPDQGYSLRGGRMLTFDNYECTWDLFKSIPSLTNENKTVFDETVDFNELHKSHSQARLVDRRRAKVPVTSMGFSMHDRAQLLKLSLADEDTLGADTISDWLDPSFFETEFWYMWATTFAFQPWHSAVEFKRYLHRFMLEFSRIETLAGVRRTVYNQYDSLVLPLQEWLQKQGVQFILDCKVTDIGHTTVDGKFVVTGFDCLRAGNNEHVDVAAGDLVFFQNGSMTDASSLGSMTTAPVKLDKTDSHGWTLWEKLAAAQPGFGNPAAFNSSIAESYWESFTVTLQDAAFFDKMQQFSGNEAGAGGLVTFKDSNWFMSIVLAHQPHFAGQPEGVKVFWGYALSPDRIGNFVAKPMSDCTGEEILRELCGHLRFDLDAVETANCIPCRMPYITSMFMPRLHSDRPLPVPKESKNLAFISQFVEIADDVVFTVEYSVRAAQMAVYELLDIKREVPPIKQHDHALSTQFEALFKALK, from the coding sequence ATGAACAATAATTTACAAGCCCACTTGATTGGCGGCGGTATCGGCTCCCTGGCGGCAGCCGCCTTTATGCTTCGCGACGGCAATGTTCCAGGCGCGAACATCCGCATCTACGAAGCTTCCCCCCTGCTCGGCGGCAGCCTGGACGGCGCGGGAACGCCCGACCAGGGCTATTCGCTGCGCGGCGGGCGCATGCTCACCTTCGACAATTACGAGTGCACCTGGGACCTGTTCAAGTCGATTCCCTCGCTCACCAATGAAAACAAAACCGTGTTCGACGAAACCGTCGACTTCAACGAACTGCACAAATCGCACTCGCAGGCCCGCCTGGTCGACCGCCGCCGCGCCAAGGTGCCGGTGACGTCGATGGGTTTTTCGATGCATGACCGCGCCCAGTTGCTCAAGCTGAGCCTGGCCGACGAGGATACCCTGGGCGCCGACACCATCAGCGACTGGCTCGATCCTTCCTTTTTCGAGACCGAGTTCTGGTACATGTGGGCCACCACGTTTGCCTTCCAGCCGTGGCACAGCGCGGTCGAATTCAAGCGCTACCTGCACCGCTTCATGCTGGAGTTCTCGCGCATTGAAACCCTGGCCGGCGTGCGCCGCACCGTGTACAACCAGTACGATTCGCTGGTACTGCCCTTGCAGGAGTGGCTGCAAAAGCAAGGCGTGCAATTCATCCTCGACTGCAAGGTGACCGATATCGGCCACACAACCGTCGACGGCAAGTTCGTCGTCACCGGTTTTGACTGCCTGCGCGCCGGCAACAACGAGCATGTGGACGTGGCCGCGGGCGACCTGGTGTTCTTCCAGAACGGCTCGATGACCGATGCGTCGAGCCTGGGCAGCATGACCACCGCCCCCGTCAAGCTGGACAAGACCGACAGCCATGGCTGGACCTTGTGGGAAAAACTGGCGGCCGCGCAGCCCGGTTTCGGCAATCCGGCGGCATTCAACAGCAGCATCGCCGAGTCATACTGGGAATCGTTCACCGTGACCTTGCAGGATGCGGCCTTCTTCGACAAGATGCAGCAGTTCAGCGGCAATGAAGCCGGCGCCGGCGGGCTGGTCACGTTCAAGGATTCGAACTGGTTCATGTCGATCGTGCTGGCTCACCAGCCGCACTTTGCCGGCCAGCCGGAAGGGGTGAAGGTATTCTGGGGTTATGCGCTGTCGCCTGACCGGATCGGCAATTTCGTCGCCAAACCGATGTCGGATTGCACCGGCGAAGAAATCCTGCGCGAGCTGTGCGGCCATTTGCGCTTCGACCTCGATGCGGTGGAAACGGCCAATTGCATCCCTTGCCGCATGCCTTATATCACCAGCATGTTCATGCCGCGTTTGCACAGCGACCGTCCGCTGCCGGTGCCGAAGGAATCGAAAAACCTGGCCTTCATCAGCCAGTTTGTCGAGATTGCCGATGATGTGGTGTTCACGGTCGAGTATTCGGTGCGGGCCGCGCAGATGGCGGTGTACGAACTGCTCGATATCAAGCGCGAAGTACCGCCGATCAAACAGCACGATCACGCACTGAGCACCCAGTTCGAAGCCTTGTTCAAGGCCTTGAAGTAA
- a CDS encoding DHCW motif cupin fold protein produces the protein MHISDIPFGITDWSGVERTEHPGETGMAYWQTRQFGAIRVRMVEYSAGYLADHWCSKGHILLCLEGELESELADGRKFILTPGSSYQVADHAEAHRSCTCGGA, from the coding sequence ATGCACATTTCCGATATTCCCTTTGGCATTACCGACTGGTCCGGCGTGGAACGCACCGAACACCCGGGCGAAACCGGCATGGCGTACTGGCAGACGCGCCAGTTCGGCGCCATCCGCGTGCGCATGGTCGAATACAGCGCCGGTTATCTGGCCGATCATTGGTGCAGCAAGGGTCATATCCTGCTATGCCTTGAGGGTGAACTGGAAAGCGAGCTGGCCGATGGCCGCAAATTCATTCTCACGCCGGGCAGCAGTTACCAAGTGGCCGATCACGCCGAGGCGCATCGATCCTGCACGTGCGGTGGAGCGTAG